From the genome of Neodiprion pinetum isolate iyNeoPine1 chromosome 3, iyNeoPine1.2, whole genome shotgun sequence, one region includes:
- the LOC138190586 gene encoding uncharacterized protein, which produces MAKNHQSPDTSDNVYTAYEPDTSEHLRLLPSKSSLHIHGKIAKDDGVAAVTVTKLINMAVCHLFEEVRYKLNGVEIDRNKNVGITCTVKGYVSLTPGQQYSLENTGWLSGDKELTDAAGNFDVVLPLTYVLCFAEDYRRVIVNAKHELILTRFNTDLNAVIQTSATENFKITLNKIEWLLPYIKLADKPKIQLLNYIAKGPAISMSFCSWETYVYPMLPSTTRHIWSVKTSTQLEKPRYVVLGFQTARRNEPLKNAGVFNHCRIRDVKLFLNSQCYPYGNTNFDNETLKTGPVDIRLECDCSITFPPHTSAYCMILHDRIVEYNLISSTVKKLV; this is translated from the exons ATGGCCAAAAATCATCAGTCGCCCGACACCTCTGACAACGTTTACACCGCCTACGAGCCTGACACGTCTGAAC acttgcgtctactgcccagtaaaagctctctacacaTTCATGGAAAAATCGCAAAGGATGATGGTGTGGCTGCGGTGACGgttacgaaattgatcaatatggccgtttgtcatttgtttgaggaagttcgCTACAAGTTGAACGGTGTAGAgattgatcggaataaaaatgttggcatCACCTGCACTGTGAAGGGTTACGTATCCTTGACTCCAGGCCAGCAATATAGTCTGGAGAATACCGGGTGGTTGAGTGGGGATAAGGAACTAACCGATGCCgctggaaatttcgatgttgttttACCGTTAACTTATGTGCTATGCTTCGCCGAAGATTATCGTCGAGTCATCGTCAatgctaaacatgagttaattctCACACGTTTCAACACTGATTTGAATGCCGTGATTCAGACCTCGGCAacggaaaactttaaaatcacccTGAATAAAATCGAGTGGTTGTTGCCCTACATCAAACTGGCagataaaccgaaaatccagttactcaactacatcgccaagGGTCCGGCCATATCCATGAGTTTTTGTTCTtgggaaacgtacgtgtatccgATGCTCCCATCAACAACGCGGCATATATGGTCAGTTAAGACATCGACGCAGCTTGAGAAGCCGAGATATGTCGTTCTaggatttcaaactgcaaggagaaacgagccgctgaaaaatgctggCGTATTTAATCATTGTCggatcagagatgtaaaactcttcctcaactcacagtgctatccctacggaaatacgaattttgat aacgaaacattgaaaactggaccagtggacattcgattggaatgTGACTGTAGCATTACGTTCCcaccacacacttctgcctactgcatgatcttgcatgatcgcattgttgaatataatctgATCAGTagtactgttaaaaaattggtataa